In one Bacillus thuringiensis genomic region, the following are encoded:
- a CDS encoding pyruvate, water dikinase regulatory protein: protein MDNKIVYVVSDSVGETADLVVRAAMGQFPFAPDIRRVPYVEDTGTLKEVISIAKSNQALICFTLVKPDMRQYLVTEAAKEGVEAYDIIGPLIDQIEEITGQVPRYEPGVVRRLDEEYFKKIEAIEFAVKYDDGRDARGILKADIVLIGVSRTSKTPLSQYLAHNKRLKVANVPLVPEVDPPEELYQVAKEKCFGLKITPDKLNHIRKERLKSLGLSDGATYANINRIQEEIDHFEEVISKINCQVIDVSNKAIEETANIIVNAVQNQKMF, encoded by the coding sequence ATGGATAATAAAATCGTATATGTCGTATCTGACTCTGTAGGGGAAACGGCTGATTTGGTTGTTCGAGCAGCAATGGGGCAATTCCCGTTTGCTCCTGATATTAGACGTGTACCGTATGTAGAAGATACAGGGACATTAAAAGAAGTGATTTCGATTGCTAAGAGTAATCAAGCACTTATATGTTTTACGTTAGTTAAGCCTGATATGCGCCAGTATTTAGTAACAGAGGCTGCAAAAGAAGGGGTAGAGGCATACGATATTATTGGCCCTCTTATTGATCAAATTGAAGAAATTACGGGGCAAGTGCCGAGATATGAGCCAGGTGTTGTCCGTAGGTTAGATGAAGAATACTTTAAAAAGATTGAAGCGATTGAGTTTGCTGTGAAATATGATGACGGCAGAGATGCACGAGGTATTTTAAAAGCAGATATCGTGTTGATCGGTGTTTCGCGTACATCAAAAACACCACTTTCCCAATATTTAGCTCATAACAAACGCTTGAAAGTTGCGAATGTACCACTCGTGCCAGAAGTTGACCCACCTGAAGAACTATATCAAGTGGCAAAAGAAAAATGTTTCGGTTTGAAAATTACGCCAGATAAGTTAAATCATATTCGAAAAGAGCGATTAAAATCACTTGGATTAAGTGACGGAGCAACATATGCAAATATTAATCGTATTCAAGAAGAAATTGATCACTTTGAGGAAGTAATTAGTAAAATAAATTGCCAAGTAATCGATGTATCGAATAAAGCGATTGAAGAAACAGCAAATATTATTGTGAATGCAGTGCAAAACCAAAAAATGTTTTAG
- a CDS encoding helix-turn-helix transcriptional regulator: MIIIELNKRQEHIIQIVKDHGPITGESIAAQLGLTRATLRPDLAILTMAGYLEARPRVGYFYTGKTGGQLLSEAVKKIKVQDYQSRPVVIDKNVSVYDAICTMFLEDVGTLFVVDQMTLLVGVVSRKDLLRASLGKQDLTSLPVNIIMTRMPNIAMCRREDSLYDIAMELIERQIDAMPVVKDTKQGLEVIGRITKTNITRAFVNLVNNE, from the coding sequence GTGATTATCATAGAGCTGAATAAACGGCAAGAACATATCATTCAGATTGTAAAAGATCACGGTCCTATTACAGGGGAATCAATTGCAGCACAATTGGGTCTAACACGTGCGACGCTAAGACCAGACTTAGCAATTTTAACGATGGCTGGTTATTTAGAAGCACGTCCACGCGTAGGTTATTTTTATACGGGTAAAACTGGGGGGCAGCTATTATCTGAAGCTGTTAAGAAAATTAAAGTACAAGATTATCAATCTAGACCGGTTGTAATTGATAAAAATGTTTCCGTATACGATGCAATTTGTACGATGTTTTTAGAGGACGTTGGTACATTGTTCGTTGTAGATCAGATGACTCTATTAGTTGGTGTTGTGTCTCGTAAAGATTTATTAAGAGCGAGCTTAGGAAAGCAGGATTTAACCTCTCTTCCGGTTAATATTATCATGACAAGGATGCCAAACATTGCGATGTGTCGTAGAGAGGATTCTTTATATGATATTGCGATGGAATTAATAGAAAGACAGATTGATGCAATGCCAGTTGTAAAAGATACGAAACAAGGTTTAGAAGTGATTGGGCGAATTACAAAAACAAATATTACACGTGCGTTTGTAAATTTAGTAAATAACGAATAA
- the recO gene encoding DNA repair protein RecO: MFQKVEGIVIRTTDYGETNKIVTIFSRELGKVSAMARGAKKPKSRLASVSQLMTHGHFLIQMGSGLGTLQQGEIISTMKEIREDIFLTAYASFIVELTDKATEDKKHNPYLFEMLYQTLHYMCEGVDSEVLSLIYQTKMLPVLGMRPYFDTCAICHQETDFVAFSVREGGFLCSRHAEQDPYRIPVGEAVHKLLRLFFHFDLHRLGNVSVKDSTKKQMRLVLNTYYDEYCGIYLKSRRFLEQLDKFQI; this comes from the coding sequence ATGTTTCAAAAAGTTGAGGGCATCGTTATCCGTACGACAGATTACGGAGAAACGAACAAGATTGTTACAATATTCTCAAGAGAACTTGGTAAGGTAAGTGCAATGGCACGAGGAGCAAAAAAACCGAAAAGCCGATTAGCATCTGTGTCGCAATTAATGACACATGGCCATTTTCTTATTCAAATGGGATCTGGGCTTGGAACATTGCAACAAGGCGAGATTATTTCAACTATGAAAGAAATTCGCGAGGATATATTTTTAACTGCTTATGCATCATTTATTGTTGAGTTAACTGATAAAGCAACAGAAGATAAAAAACATAATCCGTACTTATTTGAAATGTTATATCAAACGTTGCATTATATGTGTGAGGGTGTTGATTCAGAAGTATTATCATTAATTTATCAAACGAAAATGCTTCCAGTATTAGGGATGCGCCCGTACTTTGATACTTGTGCGATTTGTCATCAAGAAACAGACTTTGTCGCCTTCTCCGTCAGGGAAGGCGGTTTTCTGTGCTCACGTCATGCAGAGCAAGACCCATATCGTATACCGGTAGGAGAAGCTGTTCATAAATTATTACGTCTTTTCTTCCATTTCGATTTACATAGGCTCGGAAATGTATCGGTAAAGGATAGCACAAAAAAACAAATGCGTTTAGTATTGAATACATATTATGATGAATATTGCGGAATTTATTTGAAATCAAGACGTTTTTTAGAACAACTTGATAAGTTTCAAATATAA
- a CDS encoding YqzL family protein, producing MLDFTWKFFSKTGSIETYLLLKEMEKDVNDEMDQHEEELAHLDSPIS from the coding sequence ATGCTAGATTTTACCTGGAAGTTTTTCTCCAAAACAGGAAGCATTGAAACGTACTTGCTTTTGAAAGAAATGGAAAAAGACGTAAACGATGAGATGGATCAACATGAAGAGGAGCTAGCGCATCTAGACTCTCCAATTTCTTGA
- the era gene encoding GTPase Era has protein sequence MNRKGYKSGFVSIIGRPNVGKSTFLNRIIGQKIAIMSDKPQTTRNKIQGVYTENDAQVIFIDTPGIHKPKHKLGDFMVKMAQTTLKEVDIVLFMVNAVEGFGRGEEFIIEKLKETKQPVFLVINKIDQLHPEQLLELIDQYRKLHEFAEIVPISALDGNNVDALIGTIKKYLPEGPQYYPDNQVTDHPERFIIAELIREKVLHLTREEVPHSVAVVIDAIQKREGGAVYINATIVVERASQKGIIIGKQGKMLKEVGKRARFDIEALLGSKVFLEVWVKVQKDWRNKMSQLRDLGFREDEY, from the coding sequence ATGAATAGAAAAGGTTATAAATCAGGTTTTGTCTCTATTATTGGCAGACCGAATGTTGGAAAATCTACATTTTTAAATCGTATTATCGGCCAGAAAATTGCTATTATGAGTGATAAGCCACAAACGACTCGTAATAAAATTCAAGGTGTATATACAGAAAATGATGCACAAGTTATTTTCATTGATACACCAGGAATACATAAACCTAAACATAAACTAGGCGACTTCATGGTGAAGATGGCGCAAACGACATTAAAAGAAGTTGATATCGTTCTGTTTATGGTTAATGCTGTCGAAGGCTTTGGTCGTGGTGAGGAATTCATCATTGAGAAATTAAAAGAAACGAAACAACCAGTATTTTTAGTAATTAATAAAATTGACCAACTTCATCCAGAGCAATTACTAGAGTTAATTGATCAATATCGTAAACTACATGAGTTTGCAGAGATTGTACCAATTTCTGCGTTAGACGGTAATAATGTGGACGCTTTAATTGGAACAATTAAAAAGTATTTACCAGAAGGACCACAATACTATCCAGATAATCAAGTAACGGATCATCCGGAGAGATTTATTATTGCAGAGCTTATTCGTGAGAAAGTACTACATTTAACACGTGAAGAAGTACCGCATTCTGTGGCTGTTGTTATCGATGCGATTCAAAAGCGTGAGGGTGGGGCAGTTTATATAAATGCAACGATTGTTGTTGAACGTGCATCACAAAAAGGAATCATCATCGGAAAACAAGGAAAAATGTTAAAAGAAGTTGGTAAACGAGCTCGTTTTGATATTGAAGCGCTACTTGGTTCTAAAGTATTTTTAGAAGTATGGGTAAAAGTGCAAAAAGATTGGCGTAATAAAATGTCTCAGCTTCGTGACCTAGGTTTCCGCGAGGATGAGTACTAA
- a CDS encoding cytidine deaminase has product MNSKQLILEAIEARKQAYVPYSKFQVGAALLTRGGKVYRGCNVENASYGLCNCAERTALFKAVSEGDKEFVAIAVVADTKRPVPPCGACRQVMVELCKQDTKVYLSNLHGDVQETTVGELLPGAFLAEDLHE; this is encoded by the coding sequence ATGAATAGTAAACAATTAATTCTAGAAGCAATCGAAGCGCGTAAACAAGCGTACGTACCATATTCTAAATTTCAAGTAGGTGCAGCATTATTAACGCGCGGTGGAAAAGTATATCGTGGGTGTAATGTTGAGAATGCATCATATGGCTTATGTAATTGTGCTGAAAGAACAGCTTTATTTAAGGCGGTTTCTGAAGGAGATAAAGAATTTGTAGCCATTGCGGTTGTAGCAGATACAAAGCGCCCAGTACCTCCTTGTGGAGCATGTCGACAAGTTATGGTAGAATTATGTAAACAGGATACGAAAGTATACTTATCAAATTTACATGGTGACGTTCAAGAGACGACAGTCGGAGAATTGTTACCAGGAGCATTTTTAGCGGAGGATTTACATGAATAG
- a CDS encoding diacylglycerol kinase family protein: MKKGKLIDSFGYAIAGIFFCFRHERNMKIHYLAAVIVICCGFYFHITKIEWMILLIVIGIVMSLEMVNTAVEKTVDLATADIHPFAKIAKDVAAGAVLLFTIIAVIIGAIIFLPYMV, encoded by the coding sequence ATGAAAAAAGGAAAACTTATAGATAGTTTTGGATATGCTATAGCTGGTATATTCTTTTGTTTTCGTCATGAACGAAATATGAAAATCCATTATTTAGCCGCAGTCATTGTTATATGCTGCGGCTTTTATTTCCATATTACGAAAATAGAGTGGATGATATTACTTATTGTAATAGGGATTGTAATGAGTTTAGAGATGGTAAATACGGCTGTGGAAAAAACGGTAGATTTAGCGACTGCCGATATTCATCCGTTTGCAAAAATTGCAAAGGATGTTGCGGCAGGAGCGGTTTTATTATTTACAATTATAGCTGTTATAATTGGTGCTATTATCTTTTTACCGTATATGGTATAG
- the ybeY gene encoding rRNA maturation RNase YbeY yields MSLLIDFIDETEEVKEAYMSLIREVLEKAAQMENIEDGVEVSVTFVDNERIREINRDYRDKDQPTDVISFAMEEMGEGEMEIVGAEMPRMLGDLIISIPRAKEQAEEYGHSFDRELGFLALHGFLHLLGYDHMTEEDEKEMFGRQKEILEAFGLGR; encoded by the coding sequence ATGAGTTTGTTAATTGATTTTATTGATGAAACAGAAGAAGTAAAAGAAGCGTATATGAGTTTAATTCGTGAAGTGTTAGAAAAAGCAGCTCAAATGGAAAATATCGAGGATGGCGTGGAGGTATCGGTGACATTTGTAGATAATGAGCGCATTAGAGAAATTAATCGTGATTACCGAGATAAAGATCAACCTACAGATGTAATATCTTTTGCCATGGAAGAGATGGGAGAAGGAGAAATGGAGATCGTTGGTGCAGAGATGCCGCGCATGTTAGGTGATCTTATTATCTCTATTCCAAGGGCGAAAGAGCAAGCTGAAGAGTACGGACATTCTTTCGATCGTGAACTTGGATTTTTGGCGTTACATGGCTTTTTACATTTACTTGGTTATGATCACATGACGGAAGAAGATGAAAAAGAAATGTTCGGAAGACAAAAAGAAATTTTAGAAGCTTTTGGATTAGGAAGATGA